In Oncorhynchus keta strain PuntledgeMale-10-30-2019 unplaced genomic scaffold, Oket_V2 Un_contig_5685_pilon_pilon, whole genome shotgun sequence, a single window of DNA contains:
- the LOC127925495 gene encoding zinc finger and SCAN domain-containing protein 21-like — protein MSGSVVEFQAQIASIMEVLANAAVAEICKVVDDGYAVVHLKMSQSHKENEFLRRKMKLMELQITRFRAERTKFSEGSVHNRFHGIRLLNRHNHREITTGPTWQSRARLSNRSFGNSSIQRDRQPIDVDQEDVSPSKHMDATSDEQSGETEEGEPDLLIIKDEGEADDQDSRISHPARTVEGSRELTTQPTTDPAFQPRGKNINTAMEQTEEGEPDLLIIKVEGEADDQDSRISHPARTVEGSRELTTQPAAATTEDSAFQSSGPRGNNNYNNTAMEVSGSDVVLGFPPKSYHSSSEHVIVIDSVSSGQQVDRDFEWGQVGTATTPQDNGTGNKQGVGVFNRNAPSIHPVHHKSMRDNTMQLVSPGFRPTEINTSIRLDAGNTGEANKASLRSLASLHRHSEIPGRGAQQPAHTSLPVGHFRPSATTSSHSSNLANHIRPGTIERPYGCPSCHKKFVHESDLRQHVVIHTRKRVFACTLCEKSFVSPSKLQVHQNVHTGEKPFSCAQCGRRFSQSSNLNRHQRLHH, from the exons ATGTCGGGTTCCGTGGTCGAGTTCCAGGCGCAGATAGCCTCAATCATGGAGGTGCTAGCCAACGCGGCTGTTGCCGAAATCTGCAAAGTTGTTGACGATGGCTATGCGGTTGTACACCTGAAGATGTCCCAAAGCCACAAGGAGAACGAATTTCTCCGGAGGAAAATGAAATTGATGGAACTTCAGATCACCAGATTTCGAGCGGAGAGAACAAAGTTTTCAGAGGGGTCCGTCCACAATCGCTTCCATGGAATACGCCTCCTAAACAGACACAACCATCGAGAGATTACAACAG GACCGACTTGGCAAAGCAGAGCCAGACTTTCCAACAGGAGTTTTGGGAACAGCAGCATTcaaagagacagacagcccatagACGTGGACCAAGAGGATGTCTCTCCATCAAAGCATATGGATGCTACAAGTGATGAG CagtcaggagagacagaggaaggggaacCAGACCTGCTGATCATCAAGGATGAGGGGGAAGCAGATGACCAGGACTCTAGGATCAGCCACCCAGCTAGAACAGTGGAGGGAAGCAGAGAACTAACCACCCAACCGACTACAGACCCTGCCTTCCAGCCCAGAGGCAAAAACATCAACACAGCTATGGAG CAGACAGAGGAAGGGGAACCAGACCTGCTGATCATCAAGGTGGAGGGAGAAGCAGATGACCAGGACTCTAGGATCAGCCACCCAGCTAGAACAGTggagggcagcagagaactaACCACCCAACCGGCTGCAGCCACCACAGAGGACTCAGCCTTCCAGTCCAGTGGCCCCAGaggcaacaacaactacaacaacaccgCTATGGAGGTCAGTGGATCTGACGTCGTCCTTGGCTTTCCCCCCAAGTCATACCATTCCTCATCAGAACATGTGATAGTGATTGACTCTGTATCCAGTGGGCAGCAGGTAGATAGAGATTTTGAGTGGGGTCAGGTGGGTACAGCTACTACACCACAGGACAATGGGACTGGAAATAAGCAGGGAGTGGGAGTGTTTAACAGAAACGCACCATCGATTCACCCTGTACACCACAAATCAATGAGAGACAACACTATGCAGTTGGTTTCACCCGGATTCCGTCCCACAGAGATAAATACAAGCATCCGTCTTGACGCAGGAAATACAGGTGAAGCCAATAAAGCTAGTTTGCGCTCATTGGCAAGCCTCCATAGACACTCTGAAATACCAGGAAGAGGAGCTCAACAACCAGCTCATACCTCACTTCCTGTCGGCCATTTTAGACCAAGCGCCACAACTTCCTCTCACTCAAGTAATCTTGCTAATCACATTAGACCTGGCACCATAGAACGACCGTACGGTTGCCCGAGCTGCCATAAGAAGTTTGTTCACGAGAGTGACTTGCGGCAGCACGTCGTCATCCACACCAGAAAGCGGGTGTTTGCCTGCACCTTGTGTGAGAAGAGCTTTGTGTCCCCCAGCAAGCTCCAAGTGCACCAGAACGTCCACACTGGGGAGAAGCCCTTCAGTTGTGCACAGTGCGGGCGCAGGTTCTCCCAATCCAGCAATCTAAATAGACATCAGAGGCTTCATCATTGA